The sequence below is a genomic window from Brooklawnia cerclae.
CGGGCCGTCCGGCTGCGGGAAGACGACCCTGCTGCGCCTGGTGGCCGGGCTCGACTCTCCGCAACAAGGATCCGTGGAGGTGGACGGCGAGCCGGTCACAGGGCCGAGCCACGAGCGCGGCTACGTCTTCCAGCAGGGCGCTTTGTTCCCATGGGCCACGGTGGAGGCCAACATCGCCACCGGGCTCAAGGCCCGGGGCGTGTATTCACAGCAGAAGGCCAGGGTGCGCGAGTTCGTCGACATGGTCGGTCTCTCGGACTTCGCTCACGCCTATCCTCACCAGCTCTCGGGAGGCATGGCCCAGCGAGTGGCCATCGCCCGCGCGCTCATCAACGAGCCCCGGGTGCTTCTGCTCGACGAGCCGATGGGTGCCCTCGACTCCTTCACCCGCATCGAGCTCCAGGACAAGCTGCTCGAACTGTGGCAGCGGCTCGCCTCAACGATGGTGCTGGTGACCCACGACATCGACGAGGCGATCTATCTGAGCGACCGGATCGTCATCATGACGCCTCGTCCGGGTAGGGTCAGCGAGGTTATCGACGTCCAGTTGGAGCGCCCGCGGGCGCGCGGCGAGGCAGGCTTCCTCAGGCTCAGGGCCCACATCCTCGAACAGTTGAAGCTCAGCACGAGCGGCACGCCCACCTCCGTACTCGCCGGGAGCGCCCAGTGACACAGCATCGGGCCGTCGGCCGGCCCGCGCGGAGACCGCGATGTCGGCCCCGCATCGTGCCCTCCGCCGCCTGACGGGCATTGCCCGAGATCGACCCTTCGCCGGCCGCCACCGCCAGGTCGGCCCATCTCGCCTTTCCACCCCCAGCACCGACACGCACAGCCGCTCTTTCCCGCACAGATCGTGCACGAACACCGAAAAGGACATGACATGAACACCATCAGACTCGACCGCAGGGGCCTCTTCCGGCTCGACGGAGGGCGCCGCGGCAAGCTCGTCGGAGTTCCCGCTCGGCTCCACGAAGCTTCAGGCACTCGGCGGAGGGCTCTGCGGCTCACCCTCCTACATCGCCAAGGACAAGGGTTTCTGGGCCGAGGAGGGTATCGACGTCGAGTTGGTCAGCGGCACCTTCCAGCAGTCGAAGGACGGCCTGGCCGGTGGCGAATACCTGGTGGCCAACGGCGATTTCCAGTTCTTCCCGGCCGTCGAGCAGGGGTTGGATCTCAAGATCATCGGCGGTCTGCACGAGGGGTGCATCAAGTTGCTCGTGCCTCCTGATTCCCCCGTCCAGACGGTGGCCGATCTGCGGGGAAAGAAGATCGGCGTGGACGAGGTCGGCGGCTCCCCCTGGGCCATCACCTCGATCTCGCTGAGCGACGCGGGCATCAACCCGGCCGAGTCCGCCGGTGAGGTGACGTTCGCTCCCTACGACGCGAGCACACTTCAGGAAGTCGCCGCCCGAGGCGAGGTCGACGCGATCGGTGCCTGGGATCCGTTCG
It includes:
- a CDS encoding ATP-binding cassette domain-containing protein → MSALVDLRHVSRIYTADDKQTHALDDVSLHVGETEFVSLIGPSGCGKTTLLRLVAGLDSPQQGSVEVDGEPVTGPSHERGYVFQQGALFPWATVEANIATGLKARGVYSQQKARVREFVDMVGLSDFAHAYPHQLSGGMAQRVAIARALINEPRVLLLDEPMGALDSFTRIELQDKLLELWQRLASTMVLVTHDIDEAIYLSDRIVIMTPRPGRVSEVIDVQLERPRARGEAGFLRLRAHILEQLKLSTSGTPTSVLAGSAQ